From Draconibacterium halophilum, one genomic window encodes:
- a CDS encoding OsmC family protein — MTTIKTIYLGELRTENEHLQSGNKVITDAPTDNRGKGEYFSPTDLLATALGSCIMTIMGIKARDNGIDIEGTQVDVTKIMASDPRRVAEVIVEFTFPAKNYTKEEKQLVESVAGISPVPLSLHPDLVQTIKFNW; from the coding sequence ATGACAACAATAAAAACAATTTATCTGGGCGAATTACGCACCGAAAATGAGCACCTGCAATCGGGCAATAAAGTGATAACCGATGCGCCAACCGACAACCGGGGTAAAGGAGAGTATTTCTCGCCAACCGACTTGCTGGCAACGGCTCTGGGAAGTTGTATAATGACTATCATGGGAATTAAAGCCCGCGATAATGGCATCGATATTGAAGGTACACAGGTTGATGTAACAAAAATTATGGCTTCTGATCCGCGGCGTGTGGCAGAGGTAATTGTAGAATTTACTTTTCCTGCAAAAAATTATACCAAGGAAGAAAAGCAACTGGTGGAAAGTGTTGCCGGAATTAGTCCGGTGCCATTAAGTTTGCATCCCGATCTGGTTCAAACCATAAAATTTAACTGGTAG
- a CDS encoding TonB-dependent receptor translates to MRIFTFIFLIILSAHGIGRAQMHFATNDTITINEVVVTGTQVQVNRNNVPMSVSVVNRTQIQESDESALLPILNGRVPGLFVTERGVTGFGVAAGSAGQISIRGIGGSPTTGVLMLIDGHPQFMGIMGHPLPDSYVASDVERVEVIRGPASILYGSNAMGGVINIITKKQDADGFNGNARISYGSYNTQKYMGSVGYKKDKFSVFISANHDQTDGHRPNSDFKITNGYLKLGYEISKHFDAAADFSVAAFDASDPGPDTLNATPGQTIDILRGYGSFSLRNNFDKASGAVKFFYNFGEHKITDGFHSNDHNYGLNLYESFELFEGNNLTAGMDLMNYGGKAENKFAMGGKGLTFADTTITEVGAYLFTQQSIGEKLIINAGIRYHNHSEYGSVWIPSVGFSNSFSPSTTWKGTISKGFRSPTMRELFMWGPNPNLNPETIWNYETGIIQAFFDRRMQIELTAFLVKGDNLIVNTGQPNGFQNTGEVSNKGIEFSLDASPTKQLTVNATYSYTNMKNPVYATPEHHLFLNASYRIKKLLLVANMQHVSGLDNDPTAVTNLESYSLLNAKASYNLTRNVKLYVSGENLLSTNYAVNRYYTMPEITVFGGLNLTF, encoded by the coding sequence ATGCGAATATTTACCTTCATTTTTCTCATCATTCTATCTGCCCATGGAATTGGCCGGGCACAAATGCACTTTGCAACCAACGACACCATAACCATCAACGAAGTGGTGGTTACCGGAACACAGGTTCAGGTAAACCGCAACAATGTTCCGATGTCCGTTTCGGTGGTTAACCGCACCCAAATTCAGGAAAGCGACGAGTCGGCATTGCTTCCGATTTTAAATGGCCGGGTGCCGGGTTTGTTTGTTACCGAGCGGGGCGTAACCGGTTTTGGCGTTGCTGCCGGATCAGCAGGACAGATTTCCATCAGGGGAATTGGCGGAAGTCCGACAACCGGTGTTTTAATGCTTATTGACGGGCACCCGCAATTTATGGGAATTATGGGGCATCCACTTCCTGATTCGTATGTAGCTTCGGATGTTGAACGCGTGGAAGTTATTCGCGGACCAGCATCCATTCTCTACGGATCGAATGCTATGGGTGGCGTTATAAATATTATCACAAAAAAACAAGATGCGGATGGTTTTAATGGCAACGCACGCATATCTTACGGATCGTATAACACACAAAAATACATGGGCTCGGTTGGTTATAAAAAGGATAAGTTCAGCGTGTTTATTTCAGCAAATCACGACCAGACTGATGGCCACCGCCCCAATTCTGATTTTAAAATTACCAATGGCTATCTGAAACTTGGGTACGAAATCAGCAAGCATTTTGATGCAGCAGCCGATTTTAGTGTGGCCGCTTTCGATGCTTCAGATCCCGGCCCCGATACACTTAACGCTACGCCCGGACAAACGATTGACATTTTGCGTGGATACGGATCATTTTCGCTGCGTAACAATTTTGACAAGGCATCGGGCGCAGTTAAGTTCTTTTATAATTTTGGAGAGCATAAAATTACGGATGGATTTCATTCAAACGACCATAATTATGGATTGAATTTGTATGAATCGTTCGAACTTTTTGAGGGCAATAATCTTACTGCCGGAATGGATCTGATGAATTATGGGGGTAAAGCAGAAAACAAATTTGCAATGGGTGGAAAGGGACTGACTTTTGCCGATACCACTATTACCGAAGTTGGTGCTTACTTATTTACTCAACAAAGCATTGGTGAGAAACTGATAATAAATGCCGGAATTCGTTACCATAATCACAGCGAATATGGTTCGGTTTGGATTCCTTCAGTTGGCTTCTCCAATTCATTTTCGCCATCAACAACCTGGAAGGGGACCATCTCAAAAGGCTTTAGAAGCCCTACAATGCGCGAATTATTTATGTGGGGACCAAATCCCAATCTCAACCCGGAAACGATCTGGAATTACGAAACAGGCATCATTCAAGCGTTTTTCGATCGTAGAATGCAGATTGAACTAACAGCTTTTTTGGTTAAAGGCGATAACTTGATTGTAAATACAGGTCAACCAAACGGCTTCCAAAATACCGGAGAGGTTTCCAATAAGGGAATAGAATTCTCGCTGGATGCTTCACCAACTAAACAACTTACAGTTAATGCAACTTACAGTTACACCAATATGAAAAATCCGGTTTATGCTACGCCGGAACATCATCTTTTCTTAAATGCTTCCTACCGTATAAAGAAACTTTTATTGGTGGCCAATATGCAGCATGTTTCGGGGCTGGATAACGATCCAACAGCAGTTACCAACCTTGAAAGTTACTCCTTATTAAATGCCAAGGCCAGCTACAACCTGACAAGAAATGTAAAACTTTATGTTAGTGGAGAGAATCTGTTAAGCACCAACTACGCGGTGAACCGATATTATACCATGCCGGAGATTACGGTATTTGGCGGATTGAATTTAACGTTCTGA
- a CDS encoding M1 family aminopeptidase has translation MIRLANILLLLCICFTAIAQKDELFISDKIALEESRNFLLKSNFVESRNNTLTDFIYQRMEWQVDPAVRYISGNVTSYFKSQTELLNSIEFDLSDSLTVDSVFTGNSKAIFTHQDNKISIELTDPLSNDQLDSVSIFYHGTPPKSGFGSFETSSHGTEFTPVLWTLSEPYGAMEWWPCKQSLADKIDSIDIIVTTPEQYKTASNGILVSEQLNDTTRIMHWQHRFPIATYLVAIAVTDYKRYSDYLEKENGDTIEILNYVYPEDFEDAQRKTPITAEIMQLYENLIGEYPFAAEKYGHAQFGWSGGMEHQTMSFMGSFGFGLIAHELAHQWFGDYITMGSWQDIWLNEGFATYLTGLSYENIETEWWPVWKQVYSDQVKEEPGGAVYVTDTTSVERLFSSRLSYAKGAYLLHMLRWVIGEDAFFQGLKNYFEDPAIANGFARSEDVISHFEQAADTSLTGFFNDWLYGEGYPIYSASFKPTDYGKTLITLSQSTTHESVDFFGMPVPVRLYNAGRTDSLNARLEHTNNQQQFILETDFHIAELVIDPDLWLLSETEEVVGVTDELSTHSIKIFPNPATTEITLVVPTAIHISHIRIIDMAGIEVKHLNAYKPIINISDLPVGTYVLNAEHSSGIFSSKFVKH, from the coding sequence ATGATTCGATTAGCCAATATACTTCTTTTACTGTGCATTTGCTTCACTGCTATCGCACAGAAAGATGAACTGTTCATTTCAGACAAAATAGCGCTTGAAGAAAGCCGGAATTTTCTGTTGAAATCGAATTTTGTTGAAAGCCGGAACAACACACTTACTGATTTTATATACCAACGAATGGAGTGGCAGGTAGATCCGGCAGTTAGGTACATTTCGGGCAACGTGACCTCCTATTTTAAAAGCCAAACAGAATTACTGAATAGTATTGAATTTGATTTAAGCGATTCATTAACTGTTGACTCTGTTTTCACAGGAAATAGCAAAGCAATTTTCACACATCAGGATAATAAAATTAGTATTGAACTGACTGATCCTCTTTCGAACGATCAACTCGATTCTGTTTCGATTTTTTACCACGGAACTCCTCCCAAATCGGGCTTTGGCTCGTTTGAAACCAGCAGCCACGGCACGGAATTCACTCCTGTTCTGTGGACACTCTCGGAGCCATACGGCGCAATGGAGTGGTGGCCCTGCAAACAATCGTTGGCCGATAAAATCGATTCGATAGATATAATTGTTACAACGCCGGAACAATACAAAACGGCAAGCAACGGAATTTTAGTTTCTGAGCAGCTGAACGACACCACCAGAATCATGCACTGGCAACACCGTTTTCCCATTGCCACGTACCTGGTTGCCATTGCTGTAACCGATTACAAGCGCTATTCTGATTATCTGGAAAAAGAAAATGGCGATACAATTGAAATTCTAAATTACGTATATCCCGAGGATTTTGAAGATGCACAGAGGAAAACACCGATAACTGCTGAAATTATGCAGCTGTATGAAAACCTGATAGGAGAATATCCTTTTGCTGCCGAAAAATACGGCCATGCACAGTTCGGCTGGAGCGGCGGCATGGAGCATCAAACCATGAGTTTTATGGGAAGTTTTGGCTTCGGACTGATTGCGCACGAGCTGGCGCACCAGTGGTTTGGCGATTATATAACAATGGGATCGTGGCAAGACATTTGGCTTAACGAAGGTTTTGCGACCTATTTAACCGGGCTTTCATACGAAAACATTGAAACCGAATGGTGGCCGGTATGGAAACAGGTGTATTCTGATCAAGTAAAAGAGGAACCCGGTGGAGCAGTATATGTTACCGACACCACTTCTGTTGAGCGCCTTTTCAGTAGCCGCCTGTCGTATGCAAAAGGTGCTTATCTTTTGCACATGTTACGCTGGGTAATTGGTGAAGATGCCTTTTTCCAGGGGCTTAAAAATTATTTCGAAGATCCCGCAATTGCCAATGGTTTTGCCCGATCGGAGGACGTTATATCACATTTTGAACAGGCTGCAGATACCAGTTTAACAGGGTTCTTTAACGACTGGCTTTACGGCGAAGGTTATCCCATTTACTCGGCCAGTTTTAAACCAACCGATTACGGAAAAACATTAATAACGCTAAGTCAGTCCACTACTCATGAATCAGTCGATTTTTTCGGAATGCCGGTGCCTGTGCGCTTGTACAATGCAGGCCGAACCGATTCTCTAAATGCCAGGCTTGAACATACCAATAATCAACAACAATTTATCTTAGAAACCGATTTCCATATTGCAGAGCTGGTCATCGATCCGGATCTTTGGTTGCTTTCAGAAACCGAAGAGGTTGTTGGGGTCACGGATGAACTCAGTACACATTCGATCAAAATATTTCCGAACCCGGCCACTACCGAAATTACCTTGGTTGTTCCAACAGCGATTCATATCTCCCACATCCGGATTATTGATATGGCGGGGATTGAAGTAAAACATCTCAATGCCTATAAACCAATCATAAATATCTCCGATCTTCCAGTAGGAACGTATGTGTTAAATGCCGAACATTCCTCCGGAATTTTCAGCAGTAAGTTTGTAAAACACTAA
- the nikR gene encoding nickel-responsive transcriptional regulator NikR — MTVSRFGVSLDEELLEALDKYVEDNAFANRSRAIRHLIEKNLVEEKWKCDNIVAGAVIIVFNHKKKEILKKSSEIQFEHKEFILSSQGFHLNEKNYMEIIAVKGPSRKLTEISDLLISLKGIEHGKLVMSKAE; from the coding sequence ATGACCGTTTCGAGGTTTGGCGTTTCGTTGGATGAAGAACTCCTTGAAGCTCTCGATAAATATGTTGAGGACAATGCTTTTGCTAACCGCTCAAGAGCAATCCGGCATCTTATAGAAAAGAACCTGGTGGAAGAAAAGTGGAAATGTGATAACATTGTGGCCGGAGCCGTGATCATCGTTTTCAATCACAAGAAAAAGGAAATACTTAAAAAATCTTCTGAAATTCAATTCGAACACAAGGAGTTTATTCTTTCCTCTCAGGGCTTTCATTTAAATGAGAAAAACTATATGGAAATTATTGCGGTGAAAGGCCCATCGCGAAAACTTACTGAAATTTCAGATCTGCTGATTAGTCTGAAAGGAATAGAGCACGGAAAATTGGTTATGAGTAAAGCGGAATAA